Sequence from the Candidatus Eisenbacteria bacterium genome:
CAGAACAGACTGTCTTGTGGTAGAGTCGGACACGCGAAGGCCTCCGAGGTGCGAGAAAGTGGCGTTGACAACCGCTTTCTAACACACGGAGGCCTTCGTGTCTCTACTCAAATCGATGGTCTCGCGAATTATGCAGGCTAGCGATCACGCCCGAGCGCGCGCAACCACGTGCTCCGGGCGATCTGAAGGTCGTAGCGAGCCTGGACGTCCTGCGTCCGGGCGCGCGTCAGCAGCGACTGGGCGTCGGTCACCTCGATGATGGACCCGGTGCCCGCGCGGTAGCGGCCCTCGGCCACGTTGAAGTTCTCCTCGGCCTGGGCGAGCAGCTTGCGCGCCACGCCCAGGTTCTCGCGCGCCACGTTCAGGTTGATCACCGCGCGCTCCACGTCCTCCCGCGCCCGCAGCCGCAGCGAGGCGTAGTCGGCCTCCGAGGTCCGCTCCGAGGCCTTTGCCTCCTGGGCGCGCCTCACGGTGAGCAGGCCGTCGAACACCGGCATGCTGGCCGAGAGGCCCACCGACCAGCTGCGGGTGGTGTTGGAGAACCACGAATCCCCGCTCCGCCAGCCGTAGGTCAGCGAACCGTCCACGGCGGGGAAGAGGCCGCCGCGGGCCGACGACGCCTGGGCGCCCGCCGCGCGCAGTCGCTGCTGCGCCGCGCGCAGGTCCGGGCGGCCGCGCTCCGCCTCGTCCAGGCTGGCGCGCGCGTCCGCCTCCGCGATGTCCTCCGCCTGCACGTCGCGGATGGGCGGGGGCGTGCCTTCCTCGAAGCCCAGCGCGTGCGCCAGCGCCACGGCCGCCAGGCGCTCGTCGTTGCGCGCCTTGATGAGGTCCAGCTCGGCCGAGGTCAGGTCCGCCTCGGCCTTGGTGACGTCGTACTTGGGCCGCGTTCCCACGGTGAAGAACGCCCGCGCCTGCTTGAAGTGCGCCTCCTGCGCGTCGCGCGCCGCCCGGGCCACTTCCACCAGGCGGCGCGTCTTGAGCAGCCCGAAATAGGTCTCCGCCACCGTCTGCGAAACGTCCAGCCGGGCGGCGCGGGCATTCTCCTCCGCCGCGTTGGCGTTGCTGCGCGCGGCGCGGATGGATCCCGTGGTCACGCCCAGGTCGAACACCCTCTGGCGCAGGGAGAACCCCGAAGAGTAGGAAGTGGCGCCCGACTCGCCGCCGCCGGCCACGCCCGCCCC
This genomic interval carries:
- a CDS encoding TolC family protein is translated as MNTSHRFVSSFCALLAYAALTGPARAQAPADTLDLDTCIRIALQRQPSLRSAEASYDAARARAGQALSGALPRLSADADVSRSGAGVAGGGESGATSYSSGFSLRQRVFDLGVTTGSIRAARSNANAAEENARAARLDVSQTVAETYFGLLKTRRLVEVARAARDAQEAHFKQARAFFTVGTRPKYDVTKAEADLTSAELDLIKARNDERLAAVALAHALGFEEGTPPPIRDVQAEDIAEADARASLDEAERGRPDLRAAQQRLRAAGAQASSARGGLFPAVDGSLTYGWRSGDSWFSNTTRSWSVGLSASMPVFDGLLTVRRAQEAKASERTSEADYASLRLRAREDVERAVINLNVARENLGVARKLLAQAEENFNVAEGRYRAGTGSIIEVTDAQSLLTRARTQDVQARYDLQIARSTWLRALGRDR